The DNA region agTGACAGCATAAAATATTGCAAGATGATATAATATTACCATATAGTACAGTATTCCTTTGTGTTAAATGTTGGactatgaattaaataatactGATTCATAaggaaataattttttcttcttacTTTTGGTTATTAAATTTACAATTCAAAGATGTGTTTGGCTTGAAGCTACCGACATTACAATAAACTAACAAGGTCACATGTGATGTAATTATAAAATGTGAATAATGCAAGCACTCTAGCTTCTTATGATGAAAGTGCTACAGAGCTTCTACATGCTCCTTAATAGTTTtattgtaaagtttttttatttttttcatcttGGTTGCTGAAGTTCTTCTGAGCTATTTGAGGTGATTAGTTTCACCTTTATAAtttcttaacttttttttttttataactttatttattttatttatggaGAGCTACCTCAAATTGTCTCATTCTCTATCTCACCAATAAAATTTTGAGTCAATTAAAATCCATTGTGTAAGCTTGTACCTGTCCCACTCATGTTGACATGACAATATTTTACTATGCAGACAAGAAATTGAGACActatttttttgtacatcggaaaataaatTGAGACACTATTTGAGTGCATATATCTTCATTTGCTAGAGTTTAAATATAGGTTGTGGGACATCATCTATCAAGTAAACCTTTATGTATTGATGGTGGTTAAATTTGCATCAGACTGAGTTTTTCTTGCTGTATTCCTTTGTCTCTATTTAGTCCACTTTGAGATCCTTGCTTGATGAGCACATTTTTCTTAGTAGTTTAGATCAAGGTCAAGACCAACATCACTCTACTAGTCTACTGTTTCACAGTTTGCAAAGCAATTAATACactcttttttatttggttactTATATCACACTAAAGAACTGAACTTCTTTTGATTTAGGTATCTATGTATGTCAATCATCTTTGTTTACTGATAGATTTTCTTTTACAATATTTTCATCACTCTTGAGGTTGATTTCGTGTTCCTTAATAATTTGCTGCAGTGATGGGTTCAGGAATGCAGTGGTCATTCTCAAACAAGGTCCCAGCCCTTCCTCATCAATTCCTGTCTTTCAAGACCACTCAGGAAGAAAGGTCCAGAAACAGTTCTATTAGTGATCCTTTAGCTTCATCTGGATATATGACCATCTCAACTAAAGATGCTTTTGACTCTAACCAGAAACCATTCTTACAGGTTTTTTTCTTCTGATCTAGCTTTTACTTCAACAAAGGGTCTAGCTAGTCTTTTGAATGTTCTATCTTCTACCTTACAATTGTTAAAACTTAAAGTTAATTTTCACTTATAAGATTTCCTAGTGGTTTATAAGTGTGACTGTCATATTTaagttttttgaaattttttctaACTGTGAATTTTTCTTCTTACTATTATGATATTTTGTAGAAAAACTTGTCCATAGGCAAACAAGCAGGGAACAACCATGGAATGACAGTTTATCCTCTGCAATGTTCTGATGTACAATCAGCTTGCCTTCAGGAACCAAGAAAATTTCCAGTTTCCAACCAATCTAAGCAAGTGAGTCCTGTTCTTCAATCTAATCTAGCTACTACTGGATTCAACATGGTCAACTCAGTAATAAAGCCACAACCTCTTGGTTCTAAATCCTCTGCCACACCTGTATCTGTTCTTCCACCAATTGGTTCCATTGTTGGCTCTACTGACTTAAGGTAtcataaattttaaaacataaaaattgtaatttccttttttactgaaaatacTTGCTTAAGATATTCAAGCATGGTTTGAATGGCACAACTGAGAATTTTGTTTGTTTCTAAAGGAATTGTTCCAAATCCTCTGGCACACCTGCTCAGCTAACCATTTTCTATGGTGGTTCAGTATGTGTGTTTGATGACATATCTCCTGAGAAGGTATTTCTTTGGAATACTTGCTTTAATTCTgttaaaatttcaaattaatcCCTTTGTtgtttatattaaatatttttatatttctctTCTGATCAGGCCAAGGCTGTCATGTTAATGGCTGGAAATGGATCTGCAGCAAATCAAACCTTGGCAGTTTCCAAAGCTAAATTGCAGACAGAAATCTCTGCTCCTTCCAAAAATGGTGGTTTCATTATAAGCCAACCCTTTCCCTCATCCTCACCACTACCAGGCCCTCTCCCAGTGACCTCTCATGCTAGTTCTCAGCCTGGGAGAGGATCTTCTGGCAACAATGAACTTCCAATGATAAGACCAGCTGGACCTTCAACTGCCCCTAATAACCATTCAAGATCTGCAGCTACAAAAATGATTCAACCAGGTACTTTTAGGCCTGGTCTCAATATTTTATAGAGAAACtgatagaaatataatataaaaccattcacgTGTCTCCCctcaacagcttaagcttttgggtagttggttcatgacatggtatcagagcctctatgccAAATGGTATGAAAGTTTGATCCTTGTTATCTCTAATTATTCTAACCAACATTTGAATTCA from Lotus japonicus ecotype B-129 chromosome 2, LjGifu_v1.2 includes:
- the LOC130738771 gene encoding protein TIFY 6B-like isoform X1; translation: MERDFLGFSSKNGPRSIMKVDEANRTRDPVMGSGMQWSFSNKVPALPHQFLSFKTTQEERSRNSSISDPLASSGYMTISTKDAFDSNQKPFLQKNLSIGKQAGNNHGMTVYPLQCSDVQSACLQEPRKFPVSNQSKQVSPVLQSNLATTGFNMVNSVIKPQPLGSKSSATPVSVLPPIGSIVGSTDLRNCSKSSGTPAQLTIFYGGSVCVFDDISPEKAKAVMLMAGNGSAANQTLAVSKAKLQTEISAPSKNGGFIISQPFPSSSPLPGPLPVTSHASSQPGRGSSGNNELPMIRPAGPSTAPNNHSRSAATKMIQPGGLPQARKASLARFLEKRKERVISTLPYFKCNKTSPECSTPGSDSVGFSMDFSGSCSLPTSN
- the LOC130738771 gene encoding protein TIFY 6B-like isoform X2, translated to MGSGMQWSFSNKVPALPHQFLSFKTTQEERSRNSSISDPLASSGYMTISTKDAFDSNQKPFLQKNLSIGKQAGNNHGMTVYPLQCSDVQSACLQEPRKFPVSNQSKQVSPVLQSNLATTGFNMVNSVIKPQPLGSKSSATPVSVLPPIGSIVGSTDLRNCSKSSGTPAQLTIFYGGSVCVFDDISPEKAKAVMLMAGNGSAANQTLAVSKAKLQTEISAPSKNGGFIISQPFPSSSPLPGPLPVTSHASSQPGRGSSGNNELPMIRPAGPSTAPNNHSRSAATKMIQPGGLPQARKASLARFLEKRKERVISTLPYFKCNKTSPECSTPGSDSVGFSMDFSGSCSLPTSN